Genomic DNA from bacterium:
CATGTCAAATTTCCCGCTTTCTCATCCAGTCCCGGATGGTCTCGTAAGAGTACACCGGTCCGTCCTTGCAGACGAAGCTCGGCCCGCACTGGCAGTGGCCGCAGAGGCCGACGCCGCACTTCATGTTGCGTTCCATCGAGACGTAAATGTCCTTGTCGGCCATGCCGGCCTTCTGCAGGTCCGCGATCGTAAAGCGCATCATGATCTCGGGGCCGACCAGCATCGCCACGGCATTCTTCGGATCGAATACGGCCTTGGGAATCAGGCGCGTGACCACTCCCACATTGCCCAGCCAGCCGTCCGTCGCCCGGTCCACGGTGATCGTGACGTCCATATCGAACCGTCCGCGCCACTGCTCCAGCTCCTTGGGGAAGAGCAGATCGTCGGGAGTGCGCGCGCCGTAGAGCAGTACGAACTTGCCGTACTCTTCCCGATTGGCGAGGATCTGATAAATGGCCGGGCGTAGCGGGGGAAGCCCGATACCGCCGGCGACGATGACCACATCCTTGCCCTTGGCCTGTTCTACCGGCCATGCGGAGCCGAACGGGCCGCGCATACCCAGCACATCGCCCTTCTTGAGCTTCTGCAGGGCCTTGGTGACCGTGCCGACCGCTCGCGTGGTGTGGATCAGCGGCAGTGGATCCGTCGGATCGCCGCTGATGCTGATGGGCACTTCGCCCACACCGAAAACATACAGCATGTTGAACTGTCCGGGAGCAAACGTAAATTCTCCGCTGCCCGCCGGCTCCAGTTCCATGGTAAACGTATCGTAAGTGTCCTGCGCCGTTCGCCGGATGCGGAACGGACGCATGGTCATGGAATCCTGATTAGTCGCCATAGTTGCTACTCGCCTTGAGGTCAGTCGGAATAGACATCGAGCAGTTGCATGGTCATCGCTTCCACCCGGTCCACGATGATCGGCACAAACCGCTTGTAAAGTTCGAGTTCGAGTTGGGGATCTTTGGTGCACTTTTCGCGCAGGCACTTGGCGTCAATGCGGATCGCCCGCGTGATCTGAATCGCCCGCACGTCGCCGTGCACCCGGTAGGGGGAAACCAGCCAGGACCAGCCGACCACTTCGCCTTCACGCAGCGTCAGATAGGTGATCTCGCCCTTGGTGGGGGAGTACACGTCCAGCGCCACCGAGCCGGCACGGATCAGATAAAACTCGTCCGCCTGATCGCCGTCCCGCGTGATGAATTCGCCCTGGTTGAAACGGACGTTGGACGCGCAGCCGACCATCAATTTGATATACTGCGGATCCAATCCCTTAAAGACCGGATGTTCGGCCAGGATCGGTTCAAGCGTTTCCATGTTGAGGCTCCTTGACTGCGGGTTTGACGCGGAGAGCGGCGGCTTCTTCGGTGATGTCGATGCCGACCGGACACCAGGTGATGCAACGGCCACAGCCGGTGCAGCCCATCTCGCCGAACTGATCCTGCCAGGCCGCGAGCTTGTGGGACAGCCACTGGCGATACCGCGACTTGGCGCTGGTACGGATGCTTCCGCCGTGGATGTAGGAGAAGTCCAGCGTGAAACAGGAATCCCAACGCTTGACCCGCGAGGCCGTCTTGCCGTGCAGATCGGTGTGGTCTTCCATGGTCGTGCAGAAGCAGGTCGGGCAGACCATGGTGCAGTTGCCACAGGTCAGGCAGCGGGAACCGACGTTATCCCAGCGCGGATGCTCGGAATTTTCATAGATCACTTCGCGCAGGCCGTCGGTATTGAGCTTGCGGCCCATCTGCTTTTCGGCTTCGGCAACGACGCGTTCGGCGGCGGCAAGATCTTCCGCCGTGGCTTCACGGTGGGGGATCTCTTTCAGCACCTCTTCACCGCGCTTGGAACCGGTCTCGATCACAAAGCGGTGTTTGCCTTTTTCCACGATCTCGGTCAGGCTCAGGTCAAAGTCGCCGGTCACCTCCGGTCCGGTCTTCATGGAGGCGCAGAAACACGTGCCGCCGGCCTTGCCGCAGTTCAGTGCGACAATAAAGGTCCGCTTGCGCATCGCGGCATAGCCGGGATCCACATACGGCCCTTCGAGCAGCACCTTATCCTGAATGGCAATAGCCCTCAGTTCGCAGGCGCGCACACCCAGCAGGGCATAGCTCGGCAGATCATGATTCGGTGCGATCGGCTGAAGGCCTTCCCGCTTACCCTGCCACACGGTGACGTGGGGTGGACGCAGAAACTGCTTCCACGAGTGCTGCGGGACGGTGTAGCCGAACAGGGCATCATCGGGACGCTTCTTGAGCGCATACTGGCCGTTGGACTGTTCATCGGTCCATCCGGCAGGCAGTTGCGTCGCGTCATCCAGCTCATCATAGACAATCGCCCCATCGCGCACTTGCGGTCCGATGACGCGAAAGCCTTTCTTTCTCAGAGCTTCAATCAGATGAGAGAAATTGCCGCGGTCAAGTGCGGCACGGGTTGGTTTAGATGCAGCTTTGGCCATTGTATCCAATACGTTTCAATTCTGAGGCTCTGCACCGAAAATCGGCAGAGCAGAGGGAGGAAAGCTGACTTGTGAAAATATACGCAAAAGGCGTGACATTGTCAAGCGTACTTTTTCACGTGCCTTTCGGTCTTTTCCGGTGCAAAAATGCTCTACAAAAATCGTGCTAATGATTCTGACCACAGCCTTTGCTTTTCAACGGCCCGGCGGCGGAGGCATGGTGCAGGAGCGTTGTCCGGTTTGTCTGCCGGGAATCCGCAGGTTGTCAAAAATCAGTGCCCAGCGGCTTTTAGCGGGTCATGTTGCCACGGGAAGTGACCCTTGATGGATGCCGAAAGTTGTGGCAAAGGGGTGCCTGTCGATAGTATATTGATGGATTACCTGCCGGCCCATCTTTGAGGACACCTATGCGCCTGAATAACGTCATTTTCTGTATGATTCTGCTGGGGCTGATGCTCACCTTGGGCTCTGCCTCGGCTGTGCCCCGCCACAATAGTAGTCTGGTGGGAGCAGAATATTCGAAGATCGTTATCAAGTCGAAAGTAGATTTGCCGCAGATTGATGAAGTCGGCGGCATTATCGATAATGTGGCGGGGGACACGGCCTGGGTCTACATCCGGCCCGACGCGGCGAAGATCCTGAAGGCGCGTGGCTTTGTAATCATCAAGGTGGAGCAGCCCCGGGGCGGGCGCAACACGCTGGACGATTATCACAATAATGATCAGATTCAGGCACAGTTCGACGCCTGGCAGACGCAGTATCCGACGCTGTTTTCTTATGAGTCCATCGGCACCAGCGCGGGCGGACGCAGCTTGTGGGTATGCAAGCTTTCCAATGGCATCGACAATGACAGCGGTAAAATTGAGGTCAAGTACATTGCCGCGATACATGGCGACGAGAGTGTGGGCACGGAAAACTGCCTGCGCTTTGCCGAGGAACTGCTGACCACTTATCAGACGGACTCGGCGCTGGGCGTGCTGATGAACAATTATGACATCTACCTGCTGCCGCTGATGAATCCCGACGGCAACGCAGCCAGCCCGCAGACGCGCGGGAATGGGCACGGCGTGGACATGAATCGCGCCTTTCCCGACCGGATCGATGACTCCACCAATAGCACGGTAGGCCGCGAGCCGGAAATCGCCGCGGTAATGAACTGGACGGCACAGCACAATTTTATTTTGTCCGCCAATTTTCACGGTGGCGCCGTGGTGACGAACTATCCGTTCGATGGGAGCTACAGCGGGCAGAGCGTGAACACTCCCACGACCGAAGACGCGCTCTTACGCTACATTTCGCTGCGCTATTCCCAGTACAATACTCCCATGTATAACAGCACGGAGTTTGCGCAGGGGATCACCAACGGCTGCGCATGGTACAATATCAACGGCGGAATGCAGGACTGGAACTATGTGTGGATGGGCGACCGGGAAGTGACGATCGAACTCAGTACCATCAAGCATCCGGCGGTTTCGACACTCGAAGGGTTCTGGCAGGACAACCGTCTCTCCATGAGAAATTATCTGTTGGAGGCGCAGTACGGTGCGCGAGGGGTGGTGACCGACAGCGTGACCGGGCAGCCGCTGCGGGCCAATATCAGCTTGAACGGCTCCACCTATTTGACCTACAGCGCGGGCGCGCATGGCGAGTATTTCCGCATGTTGCGGCCTGGAACCTACACCTTGACGTTCTCCGCGCCGGGCTATGTGACCAAGACGTTCAACAACGTCACGGTGACCGGCAGCACACCGACGATGCTGAATGTGCAGCTTCTGTCCGCACCGCGACCTGACATTGCGGTCGTGCCGGCGGCCATCAACAGCACCATCAATCCTTGCTCACAGCAGGACCTGCCCTTTGCCATCAGCAATACCGGAGAAGTCGCGCTCACATGGTCGGCGGCGGAAGCATATGAGAATCACACGGGCTACGGCAGTTCGACCGGCGGCGGATGGAGATTTGTGGACAGCGACCATGCCGGCGGTCCGACCTATTCCTGGGTGGACATTTCGGCCAGCGGCACGGCGGTGACCTTTGCCGGTGATGACCAGACGCTGGGACCGTTTCCGGTGGGCTTCACTTTTCCGTTCTATGGACAGAACTTCAGCACGTTCCGCCTGTGCTCCAATGGCTGGATCTCCTTCAGTTCGGCCTCTACGGCGTATGGGAATACATTTCTGCCGTCCAGTGCATCTCCCGAGAATCTGATTGCGGCATGGTGGGATGATTTGAGTCCGCAGCGCACGGGAACGGTGATTCGCCGCTGGACCAACAATGTAGACAGCCTGGTGGTTTCGTTTGCCAATGTGCAGAGCTACAGCGGCAGCGGCGTGTACACGTTCGAGATGATTCTGTTGTCCTCGGGCAAGATTGTCCTCCAGTACAACAGCATGGGCACGAACCGCTTGACCTCGGCGACCATCGGTTTGCAGAACAGCGACCGCACCAAGGGGACGACAGTGGTGCAGGACGCGGCGTATATTCATAACAGCCTGGCGGTCTCCTTCTGCCCGAGTTCAATGGTGGCACTGGCGCCATCCTCCGGAACGGTGCAACCGCACAGTTCGGTGAATGTGGTGGCTCACCTGAATTCCTGCTGCGTGCCCAATGGAGCCAGTGGGGGCACACTGGCGATTGCTTCCAACGATCCGACGACGCCCGTGCTGAATGTGCCCGTAACGCTCACCGTGACGACGGTGCCGCCGGATGCCGTGGCGGACCTGACGGTTTATCCGGTTGGCGACAACTACCGTTTGGCGTGGAGCGCGTCTGTCAATGCGGCGGGGTACAAGGTATTTCGAATGGATGGCTTTGCACAGGATTATACCACGGGCGCACTGCTGACCGCCGTGCCGATTACGAACACCTTCTTTGTAGATTCCACGGGCGGAGTGACCGCGACCACGTATTATCAGGTGGTGGCCGTGCAGTGAGCTGACGGTCTGTCTTTTCACCTATGCGACACACGAAGAAAGGGCACCCAACGGGTCGCCCTTTCTCATTATCCCAGCGCGGCAAAGCCGATACGGGTGCAGGGCTTAGCCCTGCCGGCGAAGCCGATACAGGTGCAGGGCTTAGCCCTGCGGTTTGAGGATTACGCCCTGGTTGCGGTGGCCGTTCATGCGCACCGTGAGGGGAGAGCCGAAATGCAGATGCCGGACGAAACTGGTTTCTTCGACGGCGGGCTGCTCCTTCAGCCATTGCCAATCGAGCAAACCGTCGCCGCTATCGGGATTGACGGTGAAATAACCGATGCGATAGGCGATGATGTTCTGAAAGAAATGCGCGCCTTGCGAGGGCTCGACTTTGAAATCTTTGAAGCCGGATTCGATGATGATTTTTGCTCCGGAGAGTTGGTCCCACGAGGCGGGAATGCCCAGCCACGGATCGGCACTCCCCCAGCGGCCCACGCCGATCAGCAGATACGGAATGTCCTTCTCCAGCAGCACGGCATTGAAATGCCCTACGTCGCGCGCGACGTCATGGCTGCGGCTGCGGTCAAAGCTGTCGATGTCCACCACCACAATGTCCCGCAGATCATCGACTTTGCCGACGCCCAGCACGCGCGAACTGTGGCAGAGCAGAGTCTGCGGTTCGTGGTCGCCGATCTCCAGTTCCTCCAGTTCACGGCTGAGGACGAAGGGCCGTACCTGCAGGATGCCGAATTCCCGCGGAGTGTCGCGTGGCACAGAGAGATTGACGGCGAACTCGATCTCTACCGGGCCATTCATTCCCCACGTGCCCATCTCCAGAACCCGTGTGGCGATTTCCGGAAGCGGAAAGAGTTTGTGCTTGAGGATCGGTGCAAAGTTCACCAGACGCATGCCTTCCCGGCCAAGGCCATCGTGCATGGAATCATCTTCCACACAATATGTGGAGCCCACGGCATGCAGCGTGCCATCCCGCTCGGCGGTATCCAGCGTGTACTGCTCCAGATCGATCTCCTGTGCGGGATCGTGGCTTTCGGTGCTGTCGCAGACCTTCAGAGCGTAAAAGGACTTTTGCGCGTATTCGAGCAGATCCTGCGTGGTGGAGAACTGCATCAGGTGGCGCGGATATTTGGGGCAGAAACGCATGGCGGAGCCGCCTTCGACGACGGTTTTGCCCAGACCGAGCGCCACCACCACGACGCCATCTTCAGAGGTGAGAGGTGGCGCGGGATAGAAGTTGTGGGAGCGCGCCACGCCGGAGACATCGGGGTAGAAGCGGGAGCCATGACAGGCGCCCATGAGCTTCTGAATGATGACCGCCATCTTCTCTTCTTCGAGACGGTAGGGAGTGGAGCGGATGTAACGCCGCGCTGCCGGGGAAAAGGTAGAGGCATACACGCGCTTGATGGCGGCTGCGAGCTGCTCCAAACGTACATTGGAATCAGGATCGTTGTTGGGCAGCATGAAGGTACGGTAGACGCCGGCGAAGGGATGGAATTGCGAATCTTCGAGCAGGCTCGAGGAGCGAATCGCGAGCGGGTATTGCGCCACATCGAGCAGCACCGCCAGTTCGGCCAGCAGGCCGGCGGGGAGGTTGGCCTCGAGGAAGCGGCGTTCGATATCTTCCTCTTCGAGCGCCGAGAGTGCGAATTCCCGCAGATGATTGTCATCGAGGAAGCGGTCGAAGATGTCGCTGCACAGTACGACACAGGGCGGTACCATGATGCGGATGTGGTCGAAGTTCTGGCCGAAATCGTAGTGATGCAGCACATGATTGGCAAAGGCCAGTCCGCGCGCCTTGCCGCCCAGAGAGCCGCTGCCGATGCGGGCAAAGCCGTCCGCAGGATCGAAGACTTCCCGGCTGAAATCCGATACGTGCCCCCGCGCGCGTTCGATGCGGAAGTTGCCTATCGACTGAACCAGATCGTTGCGCAGGTCTTCAAGGGTCGGATAGTCGGAAACCTTGCGCGGCTTAAGCATGTCGGCGAGTTCGAATTCGGTGCGCGCCTTCAGCCAGTTGGAGAAGTGATCGCGTTCGGCATGGTAGCGGATGCTAAGCGCGTCCACGGTGCGGAGTTTCTGCTCCAGTTCCCGCATGTCCCGGGCACGGGCGACCTCCCGCCCATCGGGCAGATGGAAGACGAAATCCCCGAAGCCGAAGGCGACTTCCATGAAGTGCCGCAGATCGAGCAGTAAGGTAGGCGAGGATTTGAGCGCGAACTGCACGCCAAGCTTGCCGGCCAGCGCGGCCGTGTTCGGATTGGATGATTGGAGCAGGACTGGAATATCGGGCCGCCGCGCTTTAAGCCGCTGTACGAATTCCGCTCCGGCTTCGGGGTTGAGCTTGCCATCTTTGGGAAATTCCACATCGGAGATGACGCCGAGCACGGAGTGCTCATAGCGGGAATAGTAGTCCCACGCCTCTTCGAAGTGATCGCAAAGCAGAATCTTGGGCCGTGCGCGCATGCGCAGCAGCTTGTGGTAAAGGTTGACACTTTCGGAAATCAGGCTCTGCGAGTGCCGCATCAGCTCCGTGTAGGCCATGGGCAGATAGGAGGAGTAGAAGCGGATGTTGTCCTCGATGAGGAGAATCGTTTGCACGCCCATCATCGACGCATCATGCTCGACATTCCAGCGGTCTTCGATGTATTTGACGATGGCGAGCAGAATTCGAAAATCTCCCTGCCAGATGAAGACGCGTTCAAGCAGCGGTTCCGTGCGGATGCGCAGCAGCTCGCGAAACTCGCGGTTGTCGAAGGCCAGCAGCACTACCGGCATGCCCGGCCGCAGGTCCCGCATGGCGCGCACGAAGTCCAGCACGGGCAGATCCCCGAGATGCATGGTGGTGATCACCAGATCGAAGCACGGATTTTCGGCGGCCAGTTGCAGCGCCTGTGAGGCATGGGAAACGCGGGTGAGATTGGGCTCGCGGCTGAGGTTCAGCTCCATGAACTCGGTGGTGAGCTGCTCGTGAAGCTGCCCGTCCTGCGCAAGGAGGAAGGAATCATAGAGGCTGGACACGACGAGAATCTCCTGCACACGGAGGCGCATGAGATTCTGAAAATCGGTGGTGCGGTTCTGGGAACCGAGCGGTGGAAAACGGTCAAGATCGGTCATGGGGGAAAAGGTGTTGTTCCGCTAACCCTGTGCATACACCACGGCGCGGAGGGTTGCCCCTCCGCGCCGCTCGCACTGACCCGTCAGCATACAATTAGATGAGGCCCTGATCCATCATGGAATTGGCGACCTTGATGAATCCGGCAATGTTGGCGCCGTTCACATAGTTGCCGGGCGTGCCGTATTTCTCGGATGCGTCCACGCAGGATTTGTGAATGCTCTTCATGATTTGATGCAGGCGCTGGTCCACTTCCTCGCGCGGCCAGCTTAGGCGCATGCTGTTCTGCGACATCTCGAGACCGGAGGTGGCGACACCGCCGGCATTGGCGGCCTTGCCGGGTCCGTAGAGAATCTTCTTGTCGATGAAGAGTTCCACGCCGTCGGGGGTCGTAGGCATGTTGGCGCCTTCTGAGACCACGTAGACACCGTTCTTGAGCAGATTGGCGGCGTCATGGGCATTGATCTCGTTTTGCGTGGCGCTGGGGAAGGCGCAGTCGGCCTTGTGATCCCACAGCGGATTGTAGTCCAGCTTGGAATCCACCGGGGTGTAGGTGGCCGTCTTGAACTTGGTGGCATACTCCTGAATGCGGCCACGGCGCACGTTTTTCAGATCCATCATGAAGGCCAGCTTGTCATTGGTGATGCCTTCGGGATCATAGATGCTGCCGTTGGAATCGGAGCAGGTGACGACCTTTCCGCCGAGCTGGTTGATCTTCTCGATGGTGTACTGCGAGACGTTGCCGCTGCCCGAGACGAGGCAGATCTTGTCGCGCAGCGTCTGGCCCTTGGTGGAGAGCATTTCCGCCGCGAAGTAGACCGCGCCGTAGCCGGTAGCTTCGGGACGAATCAGCGAACCGCCCCAGCCGAGACCCTTGCCCGTAAGCACGCCGGTGAACTCATTGCGGAGTTTGCGGTAGGTGCCAAACAAAAAGCCGATCTCGCGCCCACCCACACCGATATCACCCGCCGGAACGTCCGTGTCGGGGCCGATGTGACGGAAGAGTTCCATCATGAAGCTCTGGCAGAAGCGCATCACTTCATTGTCACTCTTCCCTTTGGGATCGAAATCGGAACCGCCCTTGCCGCCGCCCATGGGGAGCGTGGTGAGGCTGTTTTTGAAAACTTGCTCGAACGCGAGGAACTTGAGAATGCCGAGGTTCACCGAGGGATGGAAGCGCAGACCGCCCTTGTACGGGCCAATGGCGCTGTTCATCTCGATACGGAAGCCGCGGTTGACATGCACATCACCCTGATCATCCATCCAGGGGACGCGGAACATGAGGACGCGTTCCGGCTCCACGATGCGCTCGACGATCTTTGCCTTGCGATATTCGGGATGGCGCTCGATAACGAGTTCCAGAGACTCGACGACTTCCTGCACCGCCTGATGGAATTCGGGCTCGGCAGGATTCTTGGCCTTGACCATGGCCATGATTTCAGTCACGAAACCGGACTTTTTCTGGGTCCCGGTCTTGGTTGAGACTTCGGAAACGGTAGGCATGAACTACTCCTTGCTTCTGGTGTTAACTTATCTTAACGACAAGCAAAAAAACACAGAGATCAGACTGCCGTCTGAATAAGGCGTCCCGCTTTTGGGGTCACTTCCGTCGCCCGCCAGCAGTCCGTAGAGTAGCCGTTTCCGGGGTCATATTCCGTCGCCCGTTACGGCAGATAGAAATCTATCGAGAGATTCTACTGTCCGTGAGGAGGGAGGGGCTTCCGCAGTCGGGGTCTTTTCCGTCGCCCTTTGCGGTCAGCAATTTTGCGCCGACGGGGTCTTTTCCGTCGCCCGGTGCACAAATGGTAGGGTCCGTGGGTTAGGCTGCTACTGAACACTCCTTCTGATTGGGCGGCGCGGAGGCATAATCCTCTAAGATTCTGCCGGTTGCCGCAGGTGATACGCATTGTGAAAAAATGCGCATTTGGTGTAAAAACAGAAACTAAGTCTGCCGCTACGGCGAGCGTAATCGGCCCTGATGCGGCAGTTTAGCTTGACAGTACAATATGCGAAATATAAGGTAACTTGTCAAGTGATAAAACTATATCGTCCATAGGGAGTCATGATAAACTCAGTTCACGAAAAGCAAAGACGAATCTTCGGCACGGCACTTGCAATATTGCGGGACAATGCGTTTATTAACAAGTACAACGCACATTTGATGGGCATAGCATAAGTGTGATCAACTCATTCTTCACGTCGGATCTGCATGGCCACCCGCATCGCTATGAAAAACTCATCGCGGCTATCGAGCACGAGACGCCCAAGGCGGTCTTTCTGGGAGGCGATTTGCTGCCGCATCATCTGGCATCGCCCGCTTCGAGAGGCATTGTAGATCAGGACTTTATTGTCGACTATCTGGTGCCGCTGTTTGCCGAACTGCGGGGGCGACTCGGTGAAGCGTATCCGGCGGTGTTTGTGATTCTCGGCAATGATGATCCGGGCTTTGAAGAAGAGATGATGCTGGCCGGGGAAGAGGCCGGGTTGTGGAATTACGTCCATAACCGCTGCTATGAACTTGAAGGCTTCCCGGTTTACGGCTATGCCTTTGTGCCGCCGACGCCGTTTCTGCTGAAGGACTGGGAGCGGTATGATGTGTCGCGGTATGTGGAGCCCGGATCGGTTTCACCCGAAGAAGGAATCCGCACAGTGGCCGTTTCGGACACGGAGAAGAGATACGGCACCATCTGGAGTGATCTGGCGGCGCTGGCCGGCGAGAGCGATCTTTCCCGCGCGGTATTTCTGTTTCATTCACCGCCGCACGACACGCCGCTGGACAGAGCCGCACTGGACGGCAGAAAGGTGGACTATGTGTCCATGGACGTCCACGTGGGCAGCATCGCGATTCGCCGCTTCATCGAAGAGCGCCAGCCGCTGCTGACTCTGCACGGGCATATTCACGAATCGGCGCGGCTGACGGGATCGTGGCGCGAGCGGATCGGCACCACGCTCTGCTTCGGCGGTGCACATGACGGGCCGGAGTTGCCGCTCATCCGGTTTGATCTGGAGAATCCGGAAGGGGCGACACGGGAACTGCTTTAGCGCCCGGCTTGCCGGGCGACGTTCTATTCGCCCACCACAAGCCGCAGAGTGTCGCGTCCCGGTACACCGCGGCTGTCGCAGACGCTGGCCCAGACGAGGTTCTCGCCGGAGTGACGGAAGGTATAGCTGACGCGATAGAGCCAACGACTCATATAATAGAGCGTGGTGTCAAACCCCGCATAAAAGATATAGCCATTCCCTTCGCCGGCGAAGGTGAAGGTGGAGTCCACCATGCCGTATGGACCGGGGTACGTGTCCACCATCAGCGTGCATGGCAGCAGGGCGCGGACCGAAGCGGATTGCACCTGTATCCGTAAGTCCGGCGGCGGGTCAAGGCGGGCTCCGATGGTGATTTCATGGGTTGCAATCTGTGGTTCGGACATGCCATCGCCGATCCGCGCCGTTACGAAATAGGATCCGGTCTCATAGAAGCAGTGGGGCAGCGAAAAGGTGCGGGGGCGCAGTTCCGGGAGCGAGGTGTCCACATGCCCGGCGTCCTCGAAACAGATTTCGAACAGACGCACGGGATTTGTTCCATTGGTGACAGTGAAGGTGAAACTCACGGAATCGTCGGGATAGGCGAGGTCAGGTCCTGAGATCTCTACCGTGGAGGGAGTCGCGTCCATACGTCCGCGATGATCGGCGCAACCATAAAGTATACTCATCGCCAGCAGCAGCAGTCCGGTGAACGTCCATCGATTACGCATTTTTACATTTCCTGTGTGTGCAAAGTTCACGGGGCCACACCCCAAATGGTCGTGATGCAAGCGGGACCGATACGGATCCGGTTCCGGTCTTCCTTCATCCCTCATCCTTCCGCCTTCATCCTTCTCTTCAGGGGCAGAGGCCGGGCGGCATCGGTGACGGCGCCGATTTTGGCGGCAAAGGGGCCGCGGGCGGCAATGTCCTGGTCGGTGACGATGTGGGCGTCGAGCAGTTTGCCGCTGCGGTATCCGGTGCGCAGGTAGTTCATCTCATCGAGGCAGAGGCTCCAGCCTTCCAGCCATTCTTCCAGCATCTGCCGCTGGCAATCATCACCCGCAAAATGTACCAACAGATCAATGTCACTGCCGGGTCCGGCGGTGGCATTTTTTGCGCTGCCGAAGACATACAGGGCCTTGACGCCGAAGCGGTCCGCGTCGAGGTGCTCGGCAATCTTCTCGGCCATCTGCAATCTCCAGCGCCAGTGCTCTTCGGCGGGCTGTTCCGAAGCTGGCGGCATGTAGCCGCTGCGCGATTCGACCGTGGCGGCGGGGCGCGCCAGAATGCCCACGGCCTGCTCCAGATCGGCGTTCATCAGAATGCGCAGGATGCGTCCATTGGCGACTTTCGGCACATCGATCACGCGGATGATCGGTGCCAGGTCCGCGTATTCGGGAGCCAGATCGGCCAGCATGTTCGGCGAGCCGCTCAAGAACTCCTCGT
This window encodes:
- the gdhA gene encoding NADP-specific glutamate dehydrogenase, whose protein sequence is MPTVSEVSTKTGTQKKSGFVTEIMAMVKAKNPAEPEFHQAVQEVVESLELVIERHPEYRKAKIVERIVEPERVLMFRVPWMDDQGDVHVNRGFRIEMNSAIGPYKGGLRFHPSVNLGILKFLAFEQVFKNSLTTLPMGGGKGGSDFDPKGKSDNEVMRFCQSFMMELFRHIGPDTDVPAGDIGVGGREIGFLFGTYRKLRNEFTGVLTGKGLGWGGSLIRPEATGYGAVYFAAEMLSTKGQTLRDKICLVSGSGNVSQYTIEKINQLGGKVVTCSDSNGSIYDPEGITNDKLAFMMDLKNVRRGRIQEYATKFKTATYTPVDSKLDYNPLWDHKADCAFPSATQNEINAHDAANLLKNGVYVVSEGANMPTTPDGVELFIDKKILYGPGKAANAGGVATSGLEMSQNSMRLSWPREEVDQRLHQIMKSIHKSCVDASEKYGTPGNYVNGANIAGFIKVANSMMDQGLI
- a CDS encoding metallophosphoesterase, which encodes MINSFFTSDLHGHPHRYEKLIAAIEHETPKAVFLGGDLLPHHLASPASRGIVDQDFIVDYLVPLFAELRGRLGEAYPAVFVILGNDDPGFEEEMMLAGEEAGLWNYVHNRCYELEGFPVYGYAFVPPTPFLLKDWERYDVSRYVEPGSVSPEEGIRTVAVSDTEKRYGTIWSDLAALAGESDLSRAVFLFHSPPHDTPLDRAALDGRKVDYVSMDVHVGSIAIRRFIEERQPLLTLHGHIHESARLTGSWRERIGTTLCFGGAHDGPELPLIRFDLENPEGATRELL